The Paenibacillus sp. YPG26 genome includes a window with the following:
- a CDS encoding O-acetyl-ADP-ribose deacetylase, whose protein sequence is MSDSLQINQTNISVIKGDITTITADVIVNAANSSLLGGGGVDGAIHQAGGRSILEECLRIRERQGGCAVGEAVITTAGNLPARHVIHTVGPVWNGGNQGEARLLASCYRSSLNLASEYKAKSIAFPNISTGIYRYPKPLAAEIALEAVIDYLNSVSARARTLEQIYFVCYDDENLEIYRNKLAPSE, encoded by the coding sequence ATGAGCGATTCCCTGCAGATTAACCAGACGAACATTTCTGTGATCAAAGGTGACATTACAACAATAACGGCTGATGTCATCGTCAATGCGGCGAACTCCAGCTTGCTGGGGGGCGGTGGTGTGGACGGCGCTATTCACCAGGCCGGGGGCCGAAGCATACTCGAAGAATGCCTGCGGATTAGAGAACGGCAGGGAGGCTGCGCAGTTGGGGAGGCGGTTATTACAACGGCCGGTAACCTGCCAGCGCGTCATGTCATACATACAGTAGGCCCTGTGTGGAATGGGGGTAACCAAGGCGAAGCCCGGTTACTTGCAAGCTGCTATCGAAGCTCCCTTAATCTAGCGTCCGAGTATAAGGCCAAGAGCATTGCTTTTCCTAACATTAGCACGGGAATCTACCGTTATCCCAAACCACTCGCGGCGGAAATCGCACTGGAAGCGGTCATAGATTATTTGAATTCGGTGAGTGCCCGGGCGCGAACATTGGAACAGATATACTTTGTCTGCTACGATGATGAGAATTTGGAGATATACCGTAACAAGCTTGCTCCGAGCGAGTAG
- a CDS encoding CPBP family intramembrane glutamic endopeptidase produces the protein METRRLRAWPIIFITILVIALAPALLWIRSNQPLALELFEREIYNREISYQLTVLVLVVALIGIVYALTGREGLAYLSLRRRDGQIRPEPWIGIKPKPAETWKNLGLNFAVVITLVTAIVIYFQVIHGRSVQLELFPGMGLVILFALINAFSEEIIFRFSFVAVVNKFGYSPYLAQGLAAVTFGGIHYFGTPSGIPGVLMAAFIGWLLAKSMNETRGFFWALVIHFLQDVVIFTALFMG, from the coding sequence ATGGAGACAAGACGACTAAGAGCGTGGCCTATCATATTCATCACGATCCTCGTGATCGCATTGGCGCCGGCCTTGTTATGGATCAGAAGCAATCAGCCGTTAGCTCTGGAGCTATTTGAAAGAGAAATATACAACCGGGAAATCAGCTACCAGCTCACAGTGTTAGTACTGGTCGTTGCCCTGATCGGAATCGTCTATGCGCTGACAGGCAGAGAGGGACTTGCGTATCTAAGCCTCAGGAGGCGGGATGGACAGATCCGTCCTGAACCATGGATCGGCATCAAGCCGAAACCGGCGGAGACGTGGAAGAACCTAGGCCTGAACTTTGCGGTAGTCATTACACTGGTTACGGCTATCGTGATCTATTTCCAGGTGATCCATGGCCGAAGTGTGCAGCTGGAGCTGTTCCCGGGAATGGGACTGGTGATCCTCTTTGCCCTCATTAATGCATTCTCCGAAGAAATCATATTTCGGTTCTCATTTGTTGCTGTTGTTAATAAGTTCGGCTACTCCCCATATCTCGCGCAAGGCTTAGCCGCAGTTACCTTCGGCGGAATTCATTACTTTGGAACTCCGAGCGGAATTCCAGGTGTACTGATGGCCGCATTCATCGGCTGGCTATTGGCCAAATCGATGAACGAGACGAGAGGGTTCTTCTGGGCGCTAGTGATACATTTCCTGCAGGACGTGGTGATCTTCACGGCTTTGTTTATGGGGTAG
- a CDS encoding putative zinc-binding protein, with the protein MKRKDLPLVYSCSGCSSAAQTANMIAIKLDRDNIAEMSCIAGVGGDVKPLVRTAKSGRSIIAIDGCPLSCCKSCLARHDIEPEHHFDLSNFDVPKRLGEDPDPEQFMSAYHKVLERVSRGVELH; encoded by the coding sequence ATGAAAAGAAAAGATCTGCCTCTTGTCTATTCATGTTCCGGATGTTCCTCGGCCGCGCAGACCGCCAACATGATTGCCATCAAGCTGGACCGGGACAATATTGCTGAAATGTCATGTATCGCAGGGGTCGGTGGAGATGTCAAACCGCTAGTACGAACGGCCAAGTCGGGACGCAGCATCATCGCCATTGACGGCTGTCCTTTGTCCTGCTGCAAGAGCTGTCTGGCCAGACATGACATTGAACCTGAGCACCACTTCGACTTATCGAACTTTGACGTACCCAAGCGATTAGGAGAGGATCCCGACCCAGAGCAATTCATGAGCGCTTATCATAAGGTTCTTGAACGAGTTAGCCGGGGCGTTGAATTACACTAA
- a CDS encoding tRNA-dihydrouridine synthase: protein MTTNFWRDLPRPFFILAPMEDVTDVVFRHVVSEAARPDVFFTEFANTESYCHPEGNHSVRGRLTFTEDEQPIVAHIWGDKPEYFRLMSIGMAKEGFKGIDINMGCPVANVAENGKGSGLICRPELAADIIQAAKAGGLPVSVKTRLGFTDVEEWRGWLTHILRQDIVNLSIHLRTREEMSKVAAHWELIPEIKKLRDEIAPDTLLTINGDILDRQTGQRLAEQYGVDGIMIGRGIFQNPFAFEKEPREHGSEELLDLLRLHLDLHDQYTEVEPRSFRPLARFFKIYVRGFRGASELRNSLMNAKSTGEVRALLDEFANREPDEAEEHGN from the coding sequence ATGACAACTAACTTTTGGCGTGATCTGCCACGCCCCTTTTTTATACTGGCGCCCATGGAGGATGTTACGGATGTGGTGTTTCGCCATGTCGTGAGTGAGGCGGCCAGACCGGATGTGTTTTTTACAGAGTTCGCGAATACAGAAAGCTATTGTCACCCGGAGGGGAACCACAGCGTGCGCGGGCGGTTGACGTTCACAGAGGATGAACAGCCCATTGTGGCGCATATTTGGGGAGACAAGCCGGAATACTTCCGGCTAATGAGTATCGGGATGGCGAAGGAAGGCTTCAAGGGCATCGATATTAATATGGGTTGTCCTGTAGCGAATGTAGCGGAGAATGGAAAAGGCAGCGGCCTGATCTGCCGGCCGGAGCTCGCGGCGGATATTATCCAGGCGGCCAAAGCCGGGGGACTGCCCGTCAGTGTCAAGACAAGGCTCGGCTTCACTGATGTGGAGGAATGGCGCGGCTGGTTAACCCATATTTTGCGGCAGGACATTGTGAATCTGTCTATTCATCTGCGCACAAGAGAAGAAATGAGCAAAGTAGCTGCCCACTGGGAGCTGATTCCAGAGATCAAAAAGCTTCGGGATGAGATAGCGCCAGACACCCTGCTGACGATTAACGGGGATATCCTGGACCGTCAGACTGGCCAGAGACTAGCTGAGCAATATGGGGTGGATGGGATTATGATCGGGCGCGGTATTTTCCAGAATCCATTCGCCTTCGAGAAAGAGCCGAGGGAACACGGCAGCGAAGAACTGCTTGATCTGCTGCGGCTGCATCTGGACCTCCATGACCAGTACACCGAGGTGGAACCACGTTCGTTCCGCCCGCTGGCCCGATTCTTTAAGATATATGTCCGCGGCTTCCGGGGCGCAAGTGAACTCAGAAACAGCTTGATGAATGCCAAATCAACAGGTGAAGTGCGTGCGCTGCTTGATGAATTTGCTAACAGGGAGCCTGATGAGGCGGAGGAACACGGTAATTAA
- a CDS encoding GNAT family N-acetyltransferase, whose product MNEIIIPFTKDRLKPCSELYIRVFNSEPWNETWTDHTAVERLTDLLDTPKSLGFLLYDQDNLIGFVAGNSKKSYAGLTFYLAELCISNQIHGKGYGSKLIRHLETELQKRGIQSIYLLTSNGGLAEKFYLKNGYTINEHRIIMNKKL is encoded by the coding sequence GTGAATGAGATCATAATACCTTTTACGAAGGATAGATTGAAGCCGTGCTCCGAGCTGTATATCCGCGTGTTCAACAGCGAACCGTGGAATGAGACCTGGACAGATCACACGGCTGTAGAGAGACTTACCGATTTACTGGATACGCCTAAATCACTTGGTTTTCTATTGTATGATCAGGATAACCTGATAGGATTTGTGGCGGGAAATAGTAAGAAATCGTATGCAGGACTAACCTTTTACCTTGCTGAACTCTGTATAAGTAATCAAATCCATGGCAAGGGATATGGTTCAAAGCTGATCCGCCATTTAGAGACTGAATTGCAGAAGAGAGGCATTCAAAGCATATACCTGTTAACTTCAAACGGAGGGCTTGCCGAAAAGTTCTATCTAAAAAACGGCTACACCATCAATGAGCACAGGATCATTATGAACAAGAAGTTATAA
- a CDS encoding DNA alkylation repair protein, which produces MNLEAVMQELEALGKERTKKIYISNGAREPLFGVATGHMKPMSKIIKKNQPLAEQLYATGNYDAMYFAGVIADPDVMTEADFDRWIDGAYFYMLSDYVVAVTLSETDIAEKVADKWIASGEELRMSAGWSCYCWLLGNRPDAEFDESKIAGMLKLVEAEIHNAPERTKYAMNNFIYTVATSYSPLHGLAVQTAEAVGPVEVNNDKGKSKLLNASVNIQKAVDKGQLGFKRRHVRC; this is translated from the coding sequence ATGAATCTAGAAGCGGTCATGCAGGAGCTCGAAGCTCTGGGCAAGGAACGAACCAAGAAGATCTACATCTCTAATGGCGCGCGGGAACCATTGTTCGGTGTGGCTACAGGGCATATGAAGCCGATGTCCAAAATTATCAAGAAAAATCAGCCTTTGGCTGAGCAGCTGTACGCTACAGGGAATTATGACGCGATGTATTTTGCCGGCGTTATTGCCGACCCCGATGTGATGACAGAAGCGGATTTTGATCGCTGGATAGACGGCGCTTATTTCTATATGCTGTCCGATTACGTCGTTGCAGTCACTTTGTCCGAGACGGATATCGCTGAGAAAGTGGCCGATAAATGGATCGCAAGCGGCGAGGAGCTTAGAATGTCAGCGGGCTGGAGCTGCTACTGCTGGCTGCTTGGAAATCGGCCGGATGCCGAATTTGATGAGAGCAAGATCGCGGGTATGCTAAAGCTGGTGGAAGCGGAGATTCATAATGCTCCCGAGCGGACAAAGTACGCGATGAATAATTTCATTTACACGGTGGCCACGTCCTACTCGCCTCTTCATGGTCTTGCAGTTCAGACCGCTGAGGCAGTCGGGCCGGTAGAAGTGAACAATGACAAGGGGAAAAGCAAGCTCTTGAACGCATCCGTCAATATTCAGAAGGCGGTTGACAAAGGGCAGCTTGGTTTCAAACGCAGGCATGTAAGGTGTTAG
- a CDS encoding zinc-binding alcohol dehydrogenase family protein, whose translation MKAALVKEKGVIPVIGQFETPAGVDGKVVVHVSAAALSRVSKGRSMGMHYSSDADFPIVAGMDGVGTLEDGSRVYFAMSAAPYGSLAEQTLVHEKLIVRLPEGLDDLTAAAIANPGMSSWAALAFRAGFTAGQTVLINGATGSSGSLAVQIAKSLGAKKIIVTGRNESKLQALEADEAIAFDLTADNGVKIFEQALLPIMAEGVDVVLDYLWGDSALAIMSAVARTQPVRAVRFVSIGTSSGQENIELPSSILRSSSIELLGSGGDSVSKADLLTSVKGVFEMAAEGRLTIAVKEFALKDIEEAWNAPLTPRPVVKVK comes from the coding sequence ATGAAGGCAGCACTTGTGAAGGAAAAGGGCGTTATTCCGGTCATCGGTCAATTCGAAACTCCAGCCGGGGTAGATGGGAAAGTGGTGGTTCATGTGTCGGCGGCAGCGTTGAGCCGGGTTAGTAAAGGCCGTTCGATGGGGATGCACTACTCGTCAGATGCCGATTTCCCTATTGTAGCGGGGATGGATGGAGTTGGAACCCTGGAGGATGGGTCCCGCGTCTACTTCGCTATGTCGGCTGCACCCTATGGCAGCTTGGCTGAGCAGACTCTTGTTCATGAGAAGCTCATTGTCCGCTTACCCGAGGGGCTTGATGATCTTACGGCGGCCGCCATCGCCAACCCGGGTATGTCTTCATGGGCTGCCTTGGCATTTCGGGCGGGCTTCACAGCCGGTCAGACGGTGTTGATCAACGGTGCAACCGGATCATCGGGCAGTTTGGCGGTTCAGATTGCCAAGAGCCTGGGTGCCAAGAAGATTATTGTCACGGGGCGCAATGAATCGAAGCTGCAAGCACTTGAAGCCGATGAAGCCATCGCATTTGACCTGACCGCGGATAATGGAGTGAAGATATTTGAGCAGGCTCTGCTGCCTATCATGGCTGAAGGGGTGGATGTGGTACTGGATTACCTATGGGGCGACAGCGCGCTCGCGATCATGTCAGCTGTGGCCAGAACCCAACCGGTTCGGGCAGTCCGATTTGTAAGCATTGGCACCTCATCGGGCCAAGAGAACATAGAGCTGCCTTCATCGATTCTACGCTCGTCCTCAATTGAACTCTTGGGGAGCGGTGGTGACAGTGTCTCCAAAGCCGATTTGTTAACCTCGGTAAAAGGTGTTTTTGAAATGGCCGCGGAGGGAAGGCTCACCATAGCTGTCAAAGAGTTCGCTCTGAAAGATATCGAAGAGGCCTGGAATGCCCCGCTTACGCCGCGGCCTGTTGTGAAAGTGAAGTGA
- a CDS encoding DUF2975 domain-containing protein has protein sequence MRVLERGTTLFLRATVYLIGLLILALCIFGLPVIAREAAEAFPDHWVYPVVILMYASVIPLYLALYQALKLLGYIDKNTAFSELSVAALKTIKLCAITISLLHAACLPFLFLIADLDDAPGLILFGMVVPAASMVIAVFAAVLQRLLQNAIDIKSENDLTV, from the coding sequence GTGCGTGTGTTAGAGAGAGGAACAACACTTTTTTTGCGGGCGACGGTCTACTTAATTGGATTATTGATTCTTGCCTTGTGTATATTTGGCTTGCCTGTGATTGCGAGAGAAGCCGCAGAGGCTTTTCCCGATCATTGGGTATATCCCGTTGTTATCCTCATGTATGCCTCGGTGATCCCGTTATACCTGGCTTTGTATCAGGCACTGAAGCTATTAGGTTACATTGACAAGAACACTGCATTCTCGGAGCTGTCCGTGGCCGCTTTGAAGACGATTAAATTGTGTGCAATTACCATAAGCCTGCTGCATGCGGCTTGCCTGCCGTTCTTGTTTCTTATCGCGGATTTAGACGATGCCCCGGGTCTTATTCTCTTCGGGATGGTCGTTCCCGCCGCTTCCATGGTGATTGCGGTCTTTGCCGCCGTTCTTCAAAGGCTGCTGCAAAATGCTATCGATATCAAATCAGAGAATGATCTGACGGTCTGA
- a CDS encoding PadR family transcriptional regulator, with protein MKRINTSHFAILGLLRIKPMSAYELVKFSKESIGLFWNESYGHIHKSIRQLELEGAVEIVEEATTGRHKKVYGITQQGCGQLDSWLAQAPAEHVMRNELLMKVFVSDERQAPQLISYIEEELEGGRRLLEVLAGIKAGMEQVEEKRAKLWLLTLDYGERYIQMTIEWCEHALDILRGKGRE; from the coding sequence ATGAAAAGGATCAACACATCGCATTTTGCCATTCTAGGTCTGCTTCGGATCAAACCGATGAGTGCGTATGAACTGGTGAAGTTCTCGAAGGAGAGCATTGGACTATTTTGGAATGAGTCCTATGGGCACATCCATAAGAGCATCAGGCAGCTGGAGCTGGAGGGAGCAGTGGAGATTGTAGAGGAGGCCACGACCGGCAGGCACAAGAAGGTGTACGGCATAACGCAGCAAGGATGCGGGCAGCTGGATTCCTGGCTGGCGCAGGCACCGGCAGAGCATGTCATGAGAAATGAACTGCTGATGAAGGTCTTCGTCTCGGATGAACGTCAAGCTCCTCAGCTGATCAGCTACATAGAGGAGGAGTTAGAGGGGGGGAGAAGGCTGTTGGAAGTGCTGGCGGGGATCAAGGCAGGAATGGAACAGGTGGAAGAGAAGCGGGCGAAGCTCTGGCTGCTCACACTTGACTATGGAGAAAGATACATACAAATGACGATTGAATGGTGCGAGCATGCGCTGGATATTTTACGCGGGAAAGGCAGGGAATAA
- a CDS encoding DUF4256 domain-containing protein, producing MNKKSEISSTIELSSEQSEKLLKILQARFEKNLNLHPGMEWAQVQARLEEAGRDKLWSLSEMERTGGEPDVTGHDPKTGEYIFTDCSAESPKGRRSVCYDREALESRKEHKPQNSAVDMAADMGIELLTEEQYRKLQELGNFDRKTSSWVKTPARIRELGGAIFCDRRYDTVFVYHNGAESYYAARGFRGSLRV from the coding sequence ATGAACAAGAAAAGTGAGATCAGCAGTACTATAGAGCTGTCATCCGAGCAAAGCGAAAAGCTGCTCAAAATATTGCAGGCCCGATTTGAGAAGAACCTGAATCTTCATCCAGGTATGGAGTGGGCTCAGGTACAAGCGAGGCTTGAAGAAGCGGGCAGGGATAAGCTGTGGTCGCTCAGTGAAATGGAGAGAACCGGAGGCGAACCGGACGTGACCGGTCATGATCCGAAGACGGGCGAATATATATTCACCGACTGCTCAGCAGAAAGTCCTAAAGGCCGCCGCAGTGTATGTTATGACCGTGAAGCCCTGGAGTCCAGGAAGGAACACAAACCCCAGAACAGCGCAGTGGATATGGCTGCCGACATGGGCATTGAGCTTCTCACGGAGGAGCAATACCGGAAGTTGCAGGAACTAGGGAATTTCGACCGAAAGACATCGAGCTGGGTGAAGACACCTGCTCGTATCCGGGAGCTCGGAGGAGCAATCTTCTGCGACCGCCGCTACGACACGGTTTTTGTGTATCACAACGGTGCTGAGTCTTACTATGCCGCAAGGGGATTCCGCGGCTCGCTGAGGGTCTGA
- a CDS encoding DUF2268 domain-containing protein — translation MKLIIQDTIEQYEQLFSLDGTQRARYFRYTMMTPFERMWNTINVPLQTKQPGGYDVLMASKMLGYLDLNATETGLSTLQQLKEINALRLAEDTLNKCIDHIKNNELRINAEELIFGMYIADPQKLELQKGYTGFGGIPGFIQVIIHPNAYNIPKIPAVIAHEFHHNIRFSYFNWDHGNVTVGDYIIIEGLAESYAKELFGEELLGPWVTSFDEEDLQYSTEIIKDSLNIKGFAEVSSYMFGDTIAVEQGYQPLGLSPFAGYAVGYKAVQSFMSINNLGISEATLLGTDEIIRNCGLF, via the coding sequence CTGAAACTAATCATCCAAGACACAATTGAGCAATACGAACAACTTTTCTCTTTAGACGGCACACAAAGGGCCCGCTATTTCCGTTACACCATGATGACCCCATTCGAAAGGATGTGGAACACCATCAATGTTCCTCTACAAACCAAACAACCCGGTGGTTACGATGTGCTCATGGCCAGTAAAATGCTCGGATACTTGGACTTGAATGCCACTGAAACGGGATTAAGCACCCTGCAACAATTAAAAGAAATAAATGCCTTAAGATTGGCGGAAGATACCTTAAACAAGTGTATTGACCACATCAAAAATAACGAGCTGCGCATTAATGCTGAAGAATTAATTTTCGGCATGTATATCGCTGATCCACAAAAGCTGGAGCTACAGAAAGGGTACACAGGATTTGGAGGAATCCCAGGCTTCATCCAGGTCATCATCCATCCGAATGCCTATAATATCCCTAAGATCCCCGCTGTCATTGCTCACGAATTTCATCATAATATCCGCTTTTCCTATTTCAATTGGGATCACGGCAACGTTACGGTGGGTGACTATATTATCATTGAGGGACTGGCTGAATCGTACGCCAAAGAATTGTTTGGAGAGGAATTGCTAGGCCCTTGGGTCACTTCTTTTGATGAAGAGGATCTGCAATACTCTACGGAGATCATTAAGGACTCACTAAACATCAAAGGTTTCGCAGAGGTCAGCAGCTATATGTTCGGGGATACCATTGCCGTAGAGCAGGGCTACCAACCTTTAGGCCTATCTCCGTTTGCCGGTTATGCGGTAGGATACAAGGCAGTACAATCTTTCATGAGCATAAATAACCTCGGGATTAGTGAAGCCACATTACTTGGTACAGATGAGATCATCCGTAACTGCGGACTGTTTTAG
- a CDS encoding GNAT family N-acetyltransferase, which yields MQIREITEQDNQAIEQIIRRSLESFELNIPGTAYFDPQLGSLAEFYKQQINSKYWVVVTDQAEVVGGVGVGRFGQNPDICELQKLYLSPAVQGQGLSKELMRVALDYAAKHYKFCYLETFKKLQAANSLYLKFGFRQLEQGLEESEHNACDAWYMKEL from the coding sequence ATGCAAATACGTGAAATTACAGAGCAGGACAACCAAGCCATCGAGCAGATCATCAGACGCTCGCTGGAATCTTTTGAATTGAACATACCCGGAACCGCTTATTTCGACCCTCAGCTGGGCAGCCTGGCAGAGTTCTACAAGCAGCAGATTAACTCCAAGTATTGGGTAGTCGTCACAGATCAAGCTGAGGTTGTGGGCGGCGTGGGTGTTGGCCGTTTTGGGCAGAACCCGGATATTTGCGAGCTGCAGAAGCTGTACCTGTCACCCGCTGTTCAAGGTCAAGGTCTGTCTAAAGAGCTGATGAGGGTAGCCTTGGACTATGCCGCCAAGCATTATAAATTCTGCTACCTGGAGACCTTCAAGAAGCTGCAAGCCGCGAATTCCCTCTATTTAAAGTTCGGCTTCCGCCAGCTTGAACAAGGACTAGAGGAGTCCGAGCATAACGCTTGCGACGCGTGGTATATGAAGGAACTCTGA
- a CDS encoding helix-turn-helix transcriptional regulator yields MGIIINIDVMLAKRKMSVTELSEKVGITMSNLSILKNGKAKAIRISTLEAICKALDCQPGDILEYRAD; encoded by the coding sequence ATGGGGATTATAATTAATATTGACGTGATGCTGGCTAAGCGTAAAATGAGTGTGACGGAACTTTCGGAGAAGGTCGGAATCACGATGTCCAATCTGTCCATATTGAAGAATGGTAAGGCGAAGGCAATTCGGATATCGACGTTAGAGGCGATCTGCAAAGCGTTGGACTGCCAACCTGGAGATATTCTCGAATACCGAGCGGACTAG
- a CDS encoding YkvA family protein → MLQKLKQTAKRLKSNLIVLYLSYKDPRVKWYAKLFTLCVVAYAFSPIDLIPDFIPVLGYLDDIILVPLGILLALKMIPREVIEENTAKAREVQSRPKNWYTAALFIIVWVLLAGWMALYVYKEFIQR, encoded by the coding sequence ATTTTACAAAAGCTAAAACAAACCGCAAAGCGGCTTAAGTCTAATCTGATTGTACTGTATCTATCTTACAAGGACCCCAGAGTGAAATGGTATGCCAAGCTGTTCACCCTGTGTGTTGTAGCTTATGCGTTCAGTCCGATCGACCTGATTCCCGATTTCATTCCTGTTCTGGGCTATCTTGACGATATTATTCTTGTTCCACTGGGCATCCTGCTTGCCCTCAAAATGATACCCCGAGAGGTCATTGAAGAGAATACGGCGAAAGCCCGGGAGGTTCAGAGCAGGCCCAAGAACTGGTATACAGCTGCCTTGTTCATTATCGTATGGGTCCTGCTTGCAGGTTGGATGGCACTTTATGTCTATAAGGAGTTCATTCAACGTTGA
- a CDS encoding MarR family transcriptional regulator: MEKEIFKALIDIIGMMNRPDRDKKMIQDAGVNLEEAAFRVFVGIGHIQPTSVGDLADMMGKNYSSVSRQIDKLEAAGLVHSYPSSSDSRIRVSELTKSGEEINAMISATRERYLREGLADWTPEEKSGLLNNLRRLFESLQKFD; the protein is encoded by the coding sequence GTGGAGAAAGAGATTTTTAAAGCGCTGATTGATATCATTGGCATGATGAACCGGCCGGATCGGGACAAGAAAATGATCCAGGACGCCGGGGTTAATTTGGAAGAGGCGGCTTTTCGCGTCTTTGTTGGGATCGGGCATATCCAGCCGACCAGTGTGGGTGATCTGGCGGACATGATGGGTAAGAATTACTCGAGCGTCAGCCGGCAGATCGATAAGCTGGAGGCGGCCGGGCTTGTGCATTCCTATCCATCCAGCTCGGATTCCCGCATTCGTGTGTCTGAATTAACGAAGAGCGGGGAGGAGATCAATGCTATGATCAGCGCTACCCGTGAACGGTACCTGCGTGAAGGATTAGCTGATTGGACCCCGGAGGAGAAAAGCGGATTACTCAACAACCTGAGACGCTTATTTGAATCGCTGCAAAAGTTCGATTAG
- the arr gene encoding NAD(+)--rifampin ADP-ribosyltransferase: MNSIKDVVDHGPFFHGTKAELKIGELLEPQYLSNYQDKKSNHIYFTATLEAAKWGAELAKSGSKERIYIVEPLGDFENDPNVTDKKFPGNPTRSYRSKSPLKIVAELGSWERHSDEQINHMITSINKLHEEGKFVIYD, translated from the coding sequence ATGAATTCCATAAAAGATGTTGTAGATCATGGCCCATTCTTTCATGGCACAAAAGCAGAACTGAAGATTGGAGAGTTGTTAGAACCCCAATACTTATCGAATTACCAAGATAAGAAATCTAATCACATCTACTTTACCGCAACATTGGAGGCTGCTAAGTGGGGCGCTGAATTAGCCAAGTCCGGCTCGAAGGAAAGAATATATATTGTAGAACCACTGGGTGACTTTGAAAATGACCCGAATGTTACCGACAAGAAGTTTCCAGGCAATCCAACACGCTCATACAGGTCTAAATCCCCGCTCAAAATTGTAGCTGAACTAGGTTCATGGGAGAGACACTCCGATGAACAGATCAATCATATGATTACATCGATCAATAAGCTGCATGAAGAAGGGAAATTTGTGATATATGATTGA